In one window of Mus pahari chromosome 3, PAHARI_EIJ_v1.1, whole genome shotgun sequence DNA:
- the LOC110317547 gene encoding uncharacterized protein LOC110317547, whose translation MLQGIQEHRGTMVTMKILLLMVVLILPSVENLFFRNPQYTLTLEQLLGKWYITRWAGNLPIPAKKKLTPLPPFVFVKNAIGKLEFRMNISKSIGCVLFKIYMDEDKYNSNIFYIWPKFRIVFRFIGGTDFVIAAHVSAFNTEMEKVTMLMGRNMAPRPTVLLDFEDFVESLILNKTDIINPGCDDSCELPKQT comes from the exons ATGCTGCAGGGAATACAGGAGCACAGAGGTACCATGGTGACCATGAAGATTCTGCTACTGATGGTGGTTTTGATCTTGCCCTCTGTGGAGAATTTATTCTTTAGGAATCCTCAGTACACTCTCACTCTTGAACAG CTCCTAGGAAAATGGTACATAACTCGCTGGGCAGGAAACCTGCCTATTCCTGCAAAGAAGAAGCTGACCCCACTGCCTCCATTTGTTTTTGTCAAAAATGCTATTGGCAAGTTGGAATTTAGGATGAACATCTC AAAATCCATTGGTTGTGTTCTGTTCAAGATATATATGGATGAAGATAAGTATAATTCTAATATCTTCTACATCT GGCCAAAGTTCAGGATTGTCTTTAGATTCATCGGCGGGACGGACTTTGTTATTGCTGCCCATGTAAGCGCATTcaacacagaaatggaaaaggtgACAATGCTCATGG GTCGAAATATGGCACCAAGACCAACAGTGCTATTGGATTTTGAAGATTTTGTAGAAAGCTTAATACTGAACAAAACAGACATCATCAACCCTGGATGTGATG ATTCCTGTGAGTTGCCCAAACAAACATAG